From one Lysinibacillus sp. G4S2 genomic stretch:
- a CDS encoding excalibur calcium-binding domain-containing protein translates to MRLKTIAALFIMLLLAFNFEVADASTFKEVKIITSSSIEVYEKPDTSSKVVGTVTEGTLVTQISEGHNVSFSRISYLNNDGKILEGYISDVALDDALYGIQIASSKSGLVVKQTPSLKGKTVATLQHKMVVKDFGSVGNGWSLVQYGNVVGYATSSFMSESKPTTKYVLTEGLVVRNIASPSGDNIGELSKNEEVLVHSTIAGWSFVTTPLYGGYVLDSHLTSQNPFAKTSKGSSSSSKPSNGSKSKYKNCTELRKDYPNGVGSDHPAYEKKHDRDDDGWACER, encoded by the coding sequence ATGAGACTAAAAACAATCGCAGCATTATTCATTATGTTACTTTTAGCATTTAATTTTGAGGTAGCTGATGCGAGCACATTTAAAGAAGTTAAAATTATTACAAGCTCATCAATTGAAGTATATGAAAAACCCGATACGTCCTCTAAAGTAGTAGGAACTGTAACAGAAGGAACACTTGTAACACAAATTAGCGAGGGACATAATGTTTCATTTTCACGTATATCCTATCTAAATAATGATGGGAAAATATTAGAGGGCTATATATCAGATGTTGCACTGGATGATGCTCTTTACGGTATTCAGATAGCTAGTTCTAAAAGTGGTTTGGTAGTGAAACAAACACCATCATTGAAAGGAAAAACAGTTGCGACTCTACAACATAAAATGGTTGTGAAAGACTTCGGTTCAGTTGGAAACGGTTGGTCATTAGTGCAATACGGTAATGTCGTTGGTTATGCGACTTCAAGTTTTATGAGTGAATCAAAACCAACAACTAAATATGTATTAACAGAGGGTCTTGTTGTTAGAAATATCGCTAGTCCTTCTGGAGATAATATCGGAGAACTTTCGAAAAACGAAGAAGTTTTAGTTCATTCTACAATTGCTGGATGGTCATTTGTAACAACTCCACTGTACGGAGGTTATGTACTAGATTCACATTTAACTTCTCAAAATCCGTTTGCTAAAACTAGTAAAGGGTCAAGTAGCTCATCAAAACCTTCAAACGGAAGTAAGTCAAAATATAAAAATTGTACAGAGCTTCGTAAAGATTATCCAAATGGAGTAGGTAGCGATCACCCAGCTTATGAAAAAAAGCATGATCGTGATGACGATGGATGGGCTTGTGAAAGATAG
- a CDS encoding FtsW/RodA/SpoVE family cell cycle protein, producing MRTIKEFIQHVKGHIRNKDAHDAVEKELTYHLAKSKQAWQKKGYSDIDAEQQAVHEMGNATNLGVSLNQIHQPKIDWLLVIPFVLAAMCSFLPLLPAELALRDFIIRNVVIVIGGIAVAILFMRLDFRKLERYSTLIYVLACLLFLIILNGNGMINGVTFFKAGPLELKGWMTLPLFLIAFAGFFAKQKKSLWLLLILYFIGAYYYMRLSDISLLCTYTAIIATLFYASSFSRKQKLTVTVAFSFLFVALISYLMLAPLKPYQLSRMQTIYTPGLEDNPNVLLLSSVMKQLAWFGTSNQPFAGGAHTDFVLLTILQTYGIIAGVIVVGILGFIIYRIAHTLRIIQNEYGRLLMIGGLAFLTTQIVYQILMLFGLVPLMSMPIPFISYGLFPMLLGSVAIGLTLSIYRRKSYI from the coding sequence ATGCGAACGATTAAAGAATTTATTCAACATGTTAAGGGACATATTCGTAACAAGGATGCGCATGATGCTGTTGAAAAGGAGTTGACGTATCATTTAGCGAAATCAAAGCAGGCTTGGCAGAAAAAGGGCTATAGCGATATTGATGCGGAACAACAGGCTGTGCATGAAATGGGCAATGCTACAAATCTCGGTGTCTCACTTAATCAGATTCATCAACCGAAAATCGATTGGCTACTCGTTATTCCATTTGTGCTGGCAGCAATGTGTAGCTTCTTACCGCTCCTGCCTGCTGAACTCGCGTTACGAGATTTTATCATCCGTAATGTCGTAATTGTTATTGGGGGCATTGCGGTGGCGATTTTATTCATGCGACTCGATTTTCGCAAGCTTGAACGCTATTCCACGCTTATTTATGTACTTGCATGTCTTTTATTTCTTATTATCTTAAATGGTAATGGAATGATTAATGGTGTGACCTTTTTTAAAGCAGGTCCCCTTGAACTAAAAGGTTGGATGACGTTGCCTCTCTTTTTAATTGCGTTTGCTGGGTTTTTCGCTAAACAAAAAAAATCACTATGGTTGCTACTCATTCTTTATTTTATCGGTGCATACTACTACATGCGATTGTCAGATATTTCACTATTATGTACGTATACAGCGATTATAGCGACATTATTTTATGCTAGTAGCTTTTCTCGCAAGCAAAAGCTAACAGTTACCGTAGCATTTAGTTTCCTATTTGTAGCATTAATCAGCTACTTAATGTTGGCACCATTAAAACCGTACCAGCTTTCACGAATGCAGACTATCTATACACCAGGTTTAGAAGATAATCCGAATGTATTACTTCTCTCAAGTGTGATGAAACAGCTTGCCTGGTTTGGCACTAGCAATCAACCGTTTGCTGGTGGAGCGCATACTGATTTTGTATTACTCACGATTTTACAAACGTATGGGATTATTGCAGGTGTCATCGTTGTAGGTATTCTTGGCTTCATCATTTATCGTATTGCACACACATTACGCATCATTCAAAACGAATATGGTCGTTTATTAATGATAGGTGGGCTTGCCTTTTTAACAACGCAAATTGTATACCAAATATTGATGCTCTTTGGACTTGTCCCCCTCATGTCAATGCCAATCCCATTTATTAGCTATGGTCTTTTCCCAATGCTACTTGGAAGCGTTGCTATCGGCTTGACGCTTAGTATTTATCGAAGAAAATCATATATTTAA
- a CDS encoding helix-turn-helix transcriptional regulator has protein sequence MTETRFKQAMKNQFQKVQFTEKHREAVRKGMHEELSDQVLLPLLQTMRTGYEITQLLYTKNKDVVHFNEGMIYASLHRLEQQQLVVSEWHENEKRYVLSHKGIKLLTKLNKETEKLPSLQQLLKEMCYAND, from the coding sequence TTGACGGAAACACGTTTTAAACAAGCCATGAAAAATCAATTTCAAAAAGTGCAATTTACAGAAAAGCATCGAGAAGCTGTGCGCAAAGGTATGCACGAGGAACTTTCGGATCAGGTGCTGTTACCGCTGCTACAAACGATGCGCACAGGTTATGAGATTACACAACTACTTTATACAAAAAACAAAGACGTAGTTCATTTCAATGAAGGGATGATTTATGCATCGCTGCATCGCCTTGAGCAGCAGCAACTTGTCGTAAGCGAGTGGCACGAGAACGAAAAGCGTTATGTTCTTTCACATAAGGGCATTAAACTGCTGACAAAACTTAATAAAGAAACAGAAAAGCTCCCTTCTCTTCAGCAATTACTGAAGGAGATGTGCTATGCGAACGATTAA
- a CDS encoding sigma-70 family RNA polymerase sigma factor: MEETMQVSGLSRDQVIEELMTDYGQEVLQLVYTYVHDAALAEDLTQEIFIKCYKALSSYQGKSSLKTWLWRIAINHSKDYIKSWYKKNVDVIETNVLAETLETGDLLEQVVQHSEDDALFDLVMALPVKYRELIYFYYFEEYSIQEIASILSLNKNTVKTRLRKARALLQKALGGNPFDGNTF; the protein is encoded by the coding sequence ATGGAAGAAACAATGCAAGTAAGCGGATTATCACGAGATCAGGTAATCGAAGAGCTTATGACAGATTATGGTCAAGAGGTGTTACAGCTTGTTTATACATATGTACATGATGCTGCACTTGCAGAGGATTTAACGCAAGAGATTTTTATTAAGTGCTATAAGGCCCTTTCAAGCTACCAGGGTAAATCAAGTTTGAAGACATGGTTGTGGCGTATTGCCATCAATCATTCAAAGGACTATATAAAGAGCTGGTACAAGAAAAACGTCGATGTTATCGAAACAAATGTGTTAGCGGAAACATTGGAAACTGGTGATTTACTAGAACAGGTCGTTCAACATAGTGAAGATGATGCGCTGTTTGACCTCGTGATGGCACTCCCCGTAAAATATCGTGAACTTATTTACTTTTATTATTTTGAGGAGTACTCGATTCAGGAGATTGCCAGCATTTTATCTTTGAATAAAAATACGGTGAAAACAAGACTTCGTAAGGCTCGAGCTTTATTACAAAAAGCGTTAGGAGGGAATCCATTTGACGGAAACACGTTTTAA